The Bacillus cereus group sp. RP43 genome window below encodes:
- a CDS encoding DUF4320 family protein, translating to MQNTVTTALFLTLSLLLISLLPEGVLYGIQLVKAHNFASDMVESAENKGGFQYDNNGKRVDLIPGIEKRMKEEKMDGWKYEYTKGRIEHGQPLSFKVNAEHHFFIFKLIGVEGVKAPIWASKDGMGQVYFK from the coding sequence ATGCAAAATACAGTAACTACAGCTCTATTCCTTACACTTTCTCTATTATTAATTAGTCTTCTACCTGAAGGTGTATTGTATGGGATTCAGTTGGTGAAAGCACATAACTTTGCTTCTGATATGGTAGAAAGCGCAGAGAATAAGGGTGGATTTCAATATGATAACAATGGGAAAAGGGTTGATTTAATCCCTGGAATAGAGAAAAGAATGAAAGAAGAAAAGATGGATGGCTGGAAGTATGAGTATACGAAGGGTCGCATAGAGCATGGTCAGCCACTCTCTTTCAAGGTAAATGCAGAACACCATTTCTTCATATTTAAGCTAATTGGAGTAGAAGGTGTAAAGGCTCCGATATGGGCAAGCAAGGATGGAATGGGACAAGTATATTTTAAATAA